GTACAGCAAAAACTATAAAGTCCTACACAATcttaaatatacattttgtgCTTGTTGTCTTTAAGGAATTATATGATTTATATGGATTATTTGATAACTAAGTCAACTTTCACAAATTCACAATCGATTATTCGATTTTTTTACGAGCAGTAATCGGCATATAATCggtattcaaaaacttgaaagacATGTAATGTTGCtacaagtaaaaataaaaaaatacttaaaaatcgataattaaattatataaataaaatatatactcaATTTATGTACTCAtattaaattagatttttttaatgtaccaTGCCTATCGCATTACTCAATAAcaagtaattataaataaatgttgaaattttaaaattctttCATCAATCGTCGGCAAAGATCCAACAAAGATCGTCCGTCGGTAATGTTGAACATGGCAATAAAAATCCTTTGACTTTTAAACTTCAATTCGCGCACATATCTACctgttacaataaaataaatacgtatTTAGAGTCTAAAGTTTCCccctaaattttaaaataaagataGCACTTAATGTTTTTTGGATTTATAATTGATTTAAAAACAACAAGTCTCAAGCGAAGATAAATAAAACGCCTTAAATGcaatatatacattaaataggAGTTGTTACTTCGTGGAACGGAATGTGTCTGGGTGTGTTCAAATACTTACCCAGTACTCTTCTGTTGTATTTTTTccgtttcgttttcttttataaATACATGTAGAATTTATATGTCCTATATTCTTATTTTATACATACCAGAAGCCCTTTTTAGATTCATCCGACATTTATTTACACACATTTTAgtttgtaataattttaatagaACTTAGGATTTATTTCTTGAAGTGACTACGTTTATAGATTTTGAAGTTTTTGAACGTCAAATTATGATGTGATGTCGATTGTGTACATGGCATAATTTCAATTtctatgatttttaattaaaacatgaaATGAATAATTAGATTATAAGATACCTATTTAAGAATGGCATTCGTGAGTGCAGTTACCGGTGATGACTCTACTAAAAAGTTTATGGAAGTCTTGCAAAGTGACTTCAAAACACTCAGTTTCGAAACGAAGAAAAAATATCCGCAGATAAGAGAGGTATTAAGCTTAATTCTACTTTTATTACTCCCTAATAACTAAATTAAAGGTCTATCTTTGTACTGATATGATTTATTCCATGTGTATAAGCATGGAACTTTTGCAATCTTATAAGTAATCCGCCCATTCCTTTACAATGTAATTAGCTCATATTTACACATTTGCTATGTAAATAAGACCACCTAGACGTCTAAATAAATACAGAAATCTATGCGATTTCATTGCCAATAAATAATTAGGTTATACTTAATGTTACACATCATttactaaaaatatttgttaacacaatattattattttggctCCAAGGAACTACAAGAACCGAATCCTCCATGTAATTTCTGTCTAAGTTAGCTTTAATCTTTAAAATATTGCAAATTGTTGCCTATTTCATATCCTTAGAGGGATGATTTCAGGGATAAAATGTATCATATAAGataagaaattaaaatttttcaatttgtgttatttcaagtagaaacactactatataaatttggTTTCAGAATGGAatacatttattaataaaaaaattattaactatataaattataatctgaaataaatgtcatatgcaGTGCAGTtcataaaaatgtgtaaatttCTTCACCTTGATCCATTGCAATAAATGTATAGATCTTTATGAACTCGGTCATACAAAGTTAAAGTGACTTTGACCTCCAGTGGCCATGGCTGGAATCCAACCAGCATCCTCAGCAATAGTGACAGATGCCTAAACTCCTCAGCCACCTGGGTCACAGTGGCATGGGAGTCGAAAATTCCCAATTACATGCAATTTCTTAAGGGGTTATGGCACCCTTTGGAGCCTGGAGTTCTTTGGTCACTTTTTCCTTTGTATATGACTTtttattcaatttaaaaaatatcctATTTGTTTATCTGGGTTTAATGAACATATGTTGTCACACAGATACATATCAAAGTGCACTCAAATCTGTTAAGCAATTTTTGTGTGATTGATTGCTCAAGTGATGCATGTAAATTATTGGTTTACTGGTAATTTCTATAGATTTTTTGGTACATACTTTACAAACTTataaacatacaataataaaaatcttaaaagcataaaaaaaatttggcgtCGGAGTTTTCTGTTGCATCACCTGTTCCGCTGTAGGATTCTGCAGATTCCGCCCAAATACCACACCCAGGCCAGAAGTCCCATTTCAATATCCATTAAatatacccaaaggttgtctggaagagatcgctctttagcgataagaccgcctgttgttacctctgtcttcatgtattatgtgtgtctctctgtaaatgttttattgaggttgtgcaataaagaggatttgtattgtattgtattgtaaatatgaTCTTTTCCAGGCATGTGACGAAGCCATAGAGAAGCTGGCGCTGGCAGCCAACAACCCGCAGGCCTCCCTGTATGGTGTGGTCAACCAGATACTGTACCCGCTGGTGCAGGGCTGCGAGTCCAAGGACCTCAAAATTATCAAAGTATGTGTAACTTTGTTTTTACACTATTGGTGTCCTGTCACCGGTAGTAGGTTTGGTTTATGTAAGTGAATGTTGTTAGTTCTGTTTAGTTTTGGACTGAGTCTTATCTCTTTCATGTATGcaatgtgtctgtgtgtgtgtgtgtgtgtgtgtgtgtgtgtgtgtgtgtgtgtgtgtgtgtgtgtgtgtgtgtgtgtgtgtgtgcgtgtgtgcgtgtgtgcgtgcgtgcgtgtgtgtgtgtgtgtgtgtgtgtgtgtgtgtgtgtgtgtgtgatgcgtgttacttaagtatatgtttttattacatatctatttgtgagttcctgtaattggctctatatatctatttaagattccattgtcatttagttagctgttggatgtccttatgtaaataaataaataaataaaattaggctGCAAACTTTGAATGTtcagggttccatacccaaagggtaaaaacgggaccctattactaagaatccgctgtccgtctgtctgtcaccaggctgtaactcacgaaccgtgattgttgaaagttgaaattttcacagatgatgtatttctgttgccactataacaacaaatactaaaaacaaaataaaatcaatatttaaagGGCTCCCATGCAACAAACGCTATTTttaccgttttttgcgtaatggtacggaacccctcgtgcgcgaatccgactctcacttggccggttttttattatgattaagGAAGCAAAAGCCTTTTCCCGCTTTTGGTCCTACCTATCCAATGCACACTCCCTAAAATAGTCccgaatatataaataaaatattttccaaatTTCCAAATCACTATATGCTAACGTTGTTTCAGTTCTGCCTCGGCACTATACAACGGCTAATAGCTCAGCAGGGTATCGACGCCAAAGGGGCCCGGCATGTGGTCGACTGTTTATACACCCTGGGGCAGGCTGGAGTCCTGGAGCTGAAGCTACTCCAAACGGCAGCCCTACTCATGACTACCTCCGACCTGGTGCATGGAGACACACTTGCGAGAGTAAGTGGTTATTGGCTATGTGATAAtagatagggtatttgactgtaggtACAGTGAAATCTCGATAATCCGGCACTtcgataaattattataaatctcTGTAATCCGGCACTAAAATGGGGGTACATCAGtagtattttctttgaatttagtattttaataaaatttatttctacGACATGcctaaaaaacacatcaaaatacataatatgcaGATTTGCTCTAACTTCCAGTAATCCGAATTTTCCAGTAATGCGACTCTCTGGTGTGACTTGTGTCAGCATTAGTGCCAGATTACCGGGCAGttcaaaaaaataaactgatttgactaatagTCAAATACCCGATTGCTAGGGTTTTGcaactaaattttatttatttatttatttaaactttattgcacaatacacaaaaataatgtacaaatggcggacttaatgcctaatggcattctctaccagtcaaccatcgggccaaacagagacatgtaaaattggtgcaaggagaaaaaggaatttaattattagaacttagtaaacaactaaacaattaataattctgataaactacatgtagaatacacaaataaaaacactagaatatatataaataatatactactacatatttcatacatactcataatatataatataatgatgaaCGCTACTCGAACTCTTGTTTCAGCAGATAAATTGATTGCAATAAAAGTACGAAACCCCAAAAAGCACCATATGGTGCATTTTAAATTGTTGGATGAAGTGCGATTTGTTTTGTCAATTTGCTCGATAAATATTCACAATAAGTACTGTTTCTGAAGCTAGTccttttttaaattaggtagtatatttttttagacaatgGTGATGTGCATGAGAATGGTGACGAGCAGCGAGACGCGCGACGTCAGCACGAGTCACGCCGCCGCTGCGACGGTGCGACAACTGGTCGCACTCGTTTTCGAACGCGCCCTGGCTGAGGCGAATGGTAAGGCATAGACAATGATGTACATGTCTTAGGTTTGGTACCCTATTAAACCTATATCttaaaaggttaactggaagagatccctgaaaggcgaacttatgcctttgtacaaatgatgtgtattttttcatgttttatgtgtctttttgtacaataaagtgttttactactactacttattgTAGATAATGGGAATGATATAGCGCAAAATATtgcccaataaataaataaatagttcgtttttttcaggtttttttagcattagaaaaaaggtaaacaatcttgacatgtttttttttattgaaaaacacttttgaaaaataagtcctggtaaatatgtaacaattatgagtcatatacgattatttacattcataagttaaaaattaaaagacacgtcaagatcgcgtagtctttttctaatgctaaaaaaacgaactatagttagtGCTTGAAAGAGCGAATCATAGGGTAGTTTGTCCAACCTTTGCTAAAATCAATGACTTCAatgatttctttttttattgtcAGTCGAAACCGAGCTTTGTTAACTTTGGACAAGAAAAAATTTGAAAACGAATAACTGTAATGTAATATATCGTTTCATTTCAGGAACGCTCAAAGTGAACCCAGCCGATGTAAGACCGCAAACTAATAGCAAGGCCCCTAAAGATATGAAGCCCTGCGCGGTGGACGCTTACCTCATTTTACAAGTAAGTAGCACTTTAaaacagggttcgaaattatccagataattatcgtcttttttataattatcgcgataattatccgataaatatccTGACGATAATTATCAGACATAAAAATCGCGATACTTAtagcgataattatcaagagaactataattgataattatccttaaataattataattaaaacctttgctgtatAGCAAAAAGGGAGCGGTTCTTAAAGTCTCGGcaaggtatttgactgtatttaaaataaataattttacaccatgcatgaagtaaaacaccagaagattaatatagATTATAGacacgtagacagcagttatttttagacacaatctctattttaaaactagtatcaaactataaagagtaggtaaattgATTGTgtcgtcacatgctagtgtttcatataaattccacagtagccaaatcgttttgacagttagaaaaagaaacCGATTTGActggtagtcaaataccctattttaaGTGCTTACCGTCAGTACAGCCTTAACCCTCCTTCGCCTTacggccacttgcaccattccactaacccggagttagccggttaaacctggatttaccatggttaccagtacaatttgacactagattaacggtttaaccgcttaaccccgggttagtaggatggtgcaagtggcccctAGTCGGGTATAAAAAAAGCATCacgtataggtgaaccaggatctattgagggtgcgccatgttgcggaatttcactggaactaattttttcatactacactgaattgtcaccctatacatgagaataacagcgccctcttgacaattatcatatattactggtcaggctatacctaCACTTTATTGATTTTGTACATTTTTGTTGCAGGATATAATCCAGCTAGTGAATGGCGACGCGCCGCACTGGCTGGTCGGTATCTCGGACGTGCCAAAGACATTCGGACTGGAACTGTTGGACACAGTTTTGACTGATTTCTCACCCGTTTTCTTCAAGGTAAGGACTATAATGATGATTTTACCTAATGAAGTTTGTgtgatttcgattttgactttcAACCATACTTTTATTTACCCATCTATAATTTGAATACGAATACGAATAGTATGTCCAGgattcgaaaggataattatcaatgataattatcttgataattatcgtggtTGTTgtctgataattatcgatttgataataacctaatatataaaaaaacaccccaatattttttttactattcaaAGAATAATtattatcggataattatcaaagactataatattatctggataatttcgaaccctgagtATGTccttatatgtaggtaatgttaattcttaatatttttcttATTCAGCTGTCGCTTCTAACGCCAAAACCTTTAGGCCACTCGGTCACAGTGACacccggttttttttaatgtgtattCAATCTTTTGATTTGGCTGGACTATGCCACACGAATGACGACTTTATGGCCTTGTTAATAGAGTTGCGAGTGTAATTAACGTGAGTTTCTTGTTGCAGATAGCGGAATTTAGGTTTTTATTAAAGGAACACGTTTGCGCGTTGATCATAAGGCTGTTTTCACCAAATGTAAAATAcaggtaaatattattataatacggATCTTTTGTTTGGTtttattattgtgtggacaaatatttctgtgataaaaaaaagaatttatgtACCCACATACTGACATACTTGACATACTATTGTCCATGAAATGGATAACATTTGTTCTGAAAGTACGTGACACCAATATTTATGAGgtagtttatattattttttacgtcGTTTTATACCTCTACGTTTTATATACTTTTTTGTGGACGAGGAAAACACGGcagcaaaataattttaaatttagcgATGCATTTGAATTTCGAGTCCTGGTTTCGATTGATATTCCTTGACGAagtattcattcatttattattGATCCCAGGGCAGCATTCACCGGCCTCCACATCCCGGGGGCCACCGGGGCCGCCGGCGCCGCCAGCCCGGGCGGCCCCGAGCGGCCTCACTACCCCGTCACCATGCGGCTGCTGCGGCtcgtgctagtactagtgcacCAGTACCATGCCCTGCTGGTGAGTCACCTTTACATGAGGCACAAGTGACTGCAATTCCTCAacccaacggagcggcagctgacgtctaCGAGAGTTCATCATATATAGCCGTTAACCATTATACGAGTTTtcgcccgggaggcgatgactgacgaaatttgcgcctggcccGCGGTCTAATACCTTATTTCCTTTCTAACAGGTTTCAAAGTTTAttctgtcatagagaaatatagtaagaatagagtgctcactccgttCTTATTATAgttcagttttggtaccaaaaatactattatttttgtCATATCAAATAGCgaaattatcagtaccgctacttgatactagatgtctATTGAGTCGCGACTCacaaaaattgtattgaacaacaacTTACAACTAAATATTAGTTATTAAAAGCAGAAGgaattgaaaatagagttccggctaATCCGGTTATATTATTCGCTGAAAATTTTTGACCATTAGACTTTTGGGTCGGTGCAacatctattgttaagtagcagTACCATAGAgaatcagttagactattaatttcagtgtctacatctattgtcaagtagcagtactgatagttccgctactcgatgctagatgctaagtctttttggttctaaaactgatgtatgaagtgagcaatctatgtattttttttctcaatggcagtactgataattccgctactcgatgctagattgGTACCAAAAAGTATGAAGTgggcactctatgtatttttttctattctgTTTATACATGACGATAAAAGTAATTCCACGTTATATTGTCAGGTGACGGAGTGCGAGATCTTCCTGTCTCTCACGATCAAGTTCCTGGACCCGGACAAGCCGCTGTGGCAGCGGGCGCTGGCACTCGAGGTGTTGCACAAAATGACCATACAGCCCAGTGAGTATCAATTGtagtttgtacagtcgccatcagatatatcggagcggccgacgtgctcaaaaatatctgaacactactctaacgccttgacaatacaggcgtgttcagatatttgtgagcgccttggccgctccgatgtttatgatggcgactgtacagtcagcaggcgAAACCGCTTCAAAACGAAAACaactctattgttaagaaactACTACCGTTTGATCCCTTCACCTACTTGATATTTCTAACCTTAGCAGAAATATTTGAGCTTTTgcataattattacttggtcATGGTCAGAATAATTTCATTCCACTATTTTGGAATGAGTGTGTGTCCCTTCAAACAAACACAAGTATAAGCTTACAGCTACCTATGCCAAggcacttatactgttaatacatagccaatattataaatatgtatacacttttcgAATAATCTCTAGGAACTTTAATGAAACATACATATTACTAAGTTACATAGGTAGAGTTTTAAAAAATGTTGATAGGTACTACTGTGTCGCGCGTTATCAGAAAGAAATCGCGATCAGCAATTTTACTTGTCCTCTGTCTACCGTCTTTTAACTCTTTAAGCCCAACTACGACGGTTTATCGGAAATATATCAGCTTTTCacaaagaatttaaaaaaatgtgtggtATTTTCCAACAGAACTGCTGGTGTCCTTCTGTTCCTGTTACGACCTGCGTCCACACGCCACGAACATCTTCCAAGATATAGTCAACGCGCTCGGCGCGTATGTACAGAGTTTGTTCGTGGCCAGCCAAGTGAATACTTGCGCCAGTGAGTACAGTACATGTATTTAGAAATAAGTTCCCTTCGATTTTATTTTGGTCGATAATGGCCAATTGCATTAACATTTCGGCGAACACTGCCACTACGTTCGAAGCCAGCAGGGTTCGAAAGaacaattatcaatgatagtcatcttgataattatcgtgattgttatgcctgataattatccatttgataataacctaaaatcttaaacctaaaatataaaaaaaacgcttattttttaatatcaaatAATTCGAAGAACATAAatatacctgggataattatccgatatttatcggataacTATCGCGATTATTACCAAAGACTCAagaattatctggataatttcgaaccctggcgGACAGAATAACGTCAGAGACAGAAGCCACATGACAGGCTAGCATACACCgggcccaagatagagcttgGAGAGCACTGGTGAAGAGTGCCCACAGTCGTCACGTCCCTCAGCCATGAGGATACGACTAGTGTTAGGAACTCGACTCCTTTGAGTCTGGATTTGAAGAACTCTGCTTGTTTTTACGAGAGTGCGCTTAAAAAACTTCTGAGTCTTTTAAGTCCCGAGTCGAGTTGTTTAGTCTTTTTTAAGAGCAACTCAAAAGGACTCGAGCCTCCGAATAAAGACTCCGTGGAAAATTTGATAGGATTTTCCTGAATAACAGTAAAGAAATTGGGCGTTATTGTATGATTTGTGTACCTAATCCACAAATTTTACATAAAGACAATGCATTTCGAGTTTGTTTGTAACAAAATCGAGAGTTCTCTGAAAAGAACTCAAAAACAAAAGAGTCGGGTCTCTATCAAGTTGAAGAGAACTAGAGTTTAGACCTACGTATAAGAGTGAAAAACTGAGTCGAGTCTTGAAGCAGAagactcaaaggactcgagtcctACCCAACTAGATACGACAAAAAATAATCAAGAAAGTAAGAGGCAGTTTGACTACACGGAGGACAGAatgtagtttattattattattactctaTAAGCAGGCAGGTAGTTGTGACAACTGATATTGCCTGTATTCAGTAATCATTGACAGTTGTAAACAACAAACATGTATAACATGACAGTTTTAGTTTATtcgtattcatatttatttgcagAAAAAGGGTCACAGGTCttaaagttaggttaggttattacACAAAGTGGTCTATATCAGGTACAACAAGGTCCTCCATGGTATCCTCTATCAGCTCCCTGCGGGATTGCGGCGGAGGGCGGTCGTCGCTGGCATCGTATTCACGTTCCTCCGCATTGTCCGGGTTCGGGTCCGGCAGGTGCGATAGGATCGATTTGAAATTGCGTCTGAAACTGTTCAAAATACGTTATTAAAAGAACAATACCAAAGAATCGTAAAGTTAGTGACAAAATCATGCCTCGAACTTGACAAGGGATTGAAGGGATGAAACATTATGCGGTAAATCTGGTTATCAAAAGTTGCCGTTTGAGTCGTTTGACTTATCCTCTCTATTACGATAAAATTTTCTGACAATACCCactatatttatactaaaacTATACTAGTATTTtactaaaaacttttttttgtcttttttagggttccgtacctcaaaaggaaaaacggaacccttataggatcactcgtgcgtcggTCTGTCTGACAGACCATCCCAAGCCCCCCCACccctctttatctccgaaactactaggtctaaaattttgaaaaaaatacacaaaattgttctttacctatagatgccggaaaacctattaaaaatgtgcagtcaagcgtgagtcggacttaatatacggaacccttggaacgcgagtccgactcgcattggccggttttcattttttttttggtagggCTTACTGCCATATCAAAGAGCGGCAACGCTCTTGCaatccctctggtgttgcaggtgtccatgggcgacggtttTTGCTTACCTTTGCTCACTTGCCTCCCATATCATAAAAAAAGCTGCCGAAACTGAAACTGAAGCCAAATACTTGATCGGACATTTAGAATATATAAACAATTACTTGTATCCAACTTACTTGTCTGCCTCGACATTTTCAACGGCCTCGCCGGCGAAATCCTCTTCGTCTTCTTGGTCTTGCTTAAACTCGTCATACATGATGTCGCTGGCATGTTGCGTCGAGGTCTCTAGCGCTGTTGACAGGTCGAATTCGGTTGACATGTTATCGTGAAAATTGTTTCGTAATATTACCATTTTATTCtctcactagcgacccgccctgtcTTCGCACGGGCGGAACCTTAACAAATGatatacctaaaccttcctcaataatcactctattgataggtaaaaaccgcatgaaaatccgttcagtagttttcaagtttatcgcgaacaaacatacatacaaacagctCATTCGATTGCGACGATTTTGTCATAATGTCCTTCATTGTTAAGTACGgtcagccaagaaagtggtctaccacttttCGACTCTCTCAATCAGATGATAGTCAGTCGaaaagtggtagaccactttcttgtcTGACTGTACATAGTACGAAATTAAATGACCTTCATCCGGTACCCTGAAGGTCTCGTTGTCCAATGACTGCAGGTACATGTACAGGTAGACGAGCTCGCGGCACATGGTGGTACATTCCTCGAATGAGTTGAAGCGGTTCGCGAAGAGGTCCGACGGGCAGCCGAGGCGCTCCCTGTAATG
The Cydia amplana chromosome 22, ilCydAmpl1.1, whole genome shotgun sequence DNA segment above includes these coding regions:
- the LOC134658392 gene encoding uncharacterized protein LOC134658392; amino-acid sequence: MKCQIVSKMNVLRIVLFLVSVSFVYNDANDISDITEDKRVIALMKERKRYQKVRCSRRYTPGSCMDPVRPVWTFVAPLQSCTERLGCPSDLFANRFNSFEECTTMCRELVYLYMYLQSLDNETFRVPDEALETSTQHASDIMYDEFKQDQEDEEDFAGEAVENVEADK